The proteins below are encoded in one region of Treponema primitia ZAS-1:
- a CDS encoding Fic family protein: protein MKNSLEYIAFKRTWTVNERIANLLGQCYAYIQAITNTPIRPDYFRKLLLVSLRRGALATTAIEGNTLSEKDLDQIEAGNDLPPSRQYLQREVQNILNAFNLLLAELGHDKKAEMITVTLIKRFHEMVGKDLGDSYGDPGHFRRKNVTVGNYRPPNFEQVEELIQIFCDWLFKEFHYASGQNFDETIIQAIVSHIYMVWIHPFLDGNGRTARLLEFYLLLRAGVPNIASHILSNHYNNTRDDYYRQLQNASETGDLTGFIQYALEGFRDGLEHDVLKVIHDDQIDMTWKNYVHDITEDLQKTEGKNEKIIKRIRQLAYYLPANIFLTINQIKDVDIHINQVYGGLTRPTLKSDLELLVTHKLLIEANGKYCSNKEALHMFMPETSAGITKHY from the coding sequence ATGAAAAATTCCCTTGAATATATCGCATTTAAACGTACATGGACCGTAAACGAGCGGATTGCCAACCTCTTGGGTCAATGTTATGCCTATATCCAAGCAATTACCAATACCCCCATCCGTCCGGATTATTTCCGAAAATTGCTGTTAGTTTCCCTTCGCCGGGGCGCCCTTGCAACTACTGCCATTGAGGGTAATACGCTGTCCGAAAAGGATCTGGACCAGATTGAGGCCGGCAATGATTTGCCGCCCAGTAGGCAGTACTTGCAGAGGGAGGTCCAGAATATTCTGAACGCCTTTAATTTATTGCTTGCGGAATTAGGACATGATAAAAAAGCGGAGATGATCACCGTCACCTTGATAAAAAGGTTTCACGAGATGGTTGGCAAAGATTTGGGCGATAGTTATGGAGACCCAGGGCATTTCCGCAGGAAAAATGTTACGGTTGGCAATTATCGTCCGCCCAACTTTGAACAGGTGGAAGAACTGATACAAATATTTTGCGACTGGCTTTTCAAAGAGTTTCATTATGCCAGCGGCCAAAATTTTGATGAGACCATAATACAAGCTATTGTTTCCCATATTTATATGGTTTGGATACATCCCTTCCTGGATGGAAATGGAAGAACCGCCCGGCTTCTGGAATTTTATCTCCTCCTCCGGGCCGGGGTTCCCAACATCGCATCCCATATTCTTTCAAATCATTATAACAATACACGGGATGATTATTATCGTCAGCTTCAAAACGCCTCGGAGACCGGAGATTTAACCGGTTTTATACAGTACGCCCTGGAAGGATTCAGAGATGGTTTGGAACACGATGTTTTAAAGGTTATCCATGATGATCAAATAGATATGACCTGGAAAAATTATGTCCACGATATCACAGAGGATCTGCAAAAAACCGAGGGGAAAAATGAGAAGATTATTAAACGTATAAGACAACTTGCATATTATCTTCCTGCAAATATTTTTTTGACTATAAATCAAATAAAGGATGTGGATATTCATATTAATCAGGTATATGGAGGTCTAACCAGGCCAACTTTGAAAAGCGATCTGGAACTTCTGGTAACGCATAAGTTACTTATAGAGGCGAATGGTAAATATTGCAGTAATAAAGAAGCCCTGCATATGTTTATGCCGGAGACGAGTGCCGGGATAACGAAGCATTATTAA
- a CDS encoding diacylglycerol/polyprenol kinase family protein — translation METSELQEIKTELVRKSMHFLIALSPSMASLNRPLTAAILMVGTLFYAVMETLRLAGIEVPLVSSLTSMASRPRDRDRFVLGPVTLGLGALLALLLYPSPAASIGIYALAFGDGFASLIGKTFGKHRPDFMLGKSIEGSLACFGAVFVTAYGVSRSFKVAFIAAMTATLVEALPLKDYDNIALPISVGFVVQMFIL, via the coding sequence ATGGAGACTTCTGAGCTCCAGGAAATAAAGACTGAGCTTGTCCGGAAATCCATGCATTTTCTTATTGCCCTTAGCCCCAGTATGGCATCCCTAAACCGGCCCCTCACGGCGGCGATCCTCATGGTGGGGACCCTGTTCTATGCCGTTATGGAGACCCTCCGGCTTGCCGGTATTGAGGTTCCCCTGGTGTCTTCCCTTACCAGTATGGCTTCCCGGCCGCGGGACCGGGATCGTTTTGTGCTTGGACCGGTTACCCTGGGCTTAGGCGCCTTGCTTGCGCTGCTTCTGTACCCCTCCCCGGCGGCGTCCATTGGCATTTATGCCCTGGCTTTTGGCGATGGCTTTGCCAGCCTTATCGGTAAAACCTTCGGCAAGCATCGCCCCGATTTTATGTTGGGTAAGAGTATCGAAGGGTCTCTGGCTTGTTTTGGTGCGGTGTTTGTTACCGCCTATGGCGTTTCCCGCAGCTTTAAGGTGGCCTTTATAGCCGCCATGACCGCGACCCTGGTGGAAGCCCTCCCTCTAAAGGATTATGACAATATTGCCCTGCCCATAAGCGTTGGTTTTGTGGTGCAGATGTTCATCCTATAA
- the murA gene encoding UDP-N-acetylglucosamine 1-carboxyvinyltransferase: protein MNQYFIEGGVPISGTIRASGNKNAALPCIAAALLSDEPVILRNIPDIEDVQVMLSIYRSFGGAVEVLGPNAYRMKLENISSSEVPLEYARKIRASILFAGPLLARTGKVVLPPPGGDVIGRRRLDTHFLTLTELGAQVEINDAFNFTATELRGADIFLDEASVTATENAVMAAVLAKGETILTNAASEPHVQDLCRMLSAMGARIDGIGSNILRINGVTKLSGCDFEIGADFMEVGSFIGLAAVTGGELSIEGPRFQDLRPAKIAFGKLGIVWEHEGTTLHVSKNQEMAVNCDLGGMIPKIDDAPWPGFPPDLTSIITVVATQVTGTVLVHEKMFESRMFFVDKLIGMGARIVLCDPHRAVISGPAKLAGSELQSPDVRAGMAMVIAAMCAEGRSVIRNVYQIERGYENLVARLSSLGARIRGVED from the coding sequence ATGAACCAATACTTCATTGAAGGCGGTGTTCCCATCAGCGGGACTATCCGGGCCAGCGGTAATAAGAACGCCGCCTTGCCCTGTATTGCCGCCGCCCTCCTTTCCGACGAGCCGGTGATACTCCGGAATATTCCCGATATCGAAGATGTCCAGGTGATGCTTTCCATATACCGGTCCTTTGGCGGGGCCGTGGAAGTCTTGGGGCCGAATGCCTACCGGATGAAGCTGGAGAATATTAGTTCCTCCGAGGTGCCCCTGGAGTATGCGCGGAAAATCCGGGCGTCCATCCTTTTTGCGGGGCCCCTTTTGGCAAGGACCGGGAAGGTGGTGCTGCCGCCGCCCGGGGGAGATGTTATTGGCCGCAGACGGCTGGATACCCACTTTCTGACGCTTACCGAATTGGGCGCCCAGGTGGAAATTAACGATGCCTTTAACTTTACCGCCACGGAGCTTCGTGGGGCGGATATTTTTCTGGACGAAGCTTCGGTAACTGCCACGGAAAATGCCGTCATGGCTGCGGTTCTGGCCAAGGGGGAGACCATCCTGACCAACGCCGCCAGCGAGCCCCACGTCCAGGACCTTTGCCGTATGCTCAGCGCCATGGGCGCCCGGATCGACGGCATAGGCTCCAATATCCTCAGAATAAACGGTGTAACAAAGCTTTCGGGCTGCGACTTTGAGATTGGCGCGGACTTTATGGAGGTGGGTTCCTTCATCGGCCTTGCGGCGGTTACCGGGGGGGAGCTCTCCATCGAAGGTCCCCGTTTCCAGGATCTGCGGCCCGCAAAGATTGCCTTTGGCAAGCTGGGGATAGTCTGGGAACATGAGGGAACTACCCTCCATGTTTCCAAAAACCAGGAGATGGCGGTGAACTGCGACCTGGGTGGGATGATTCCCAAGATAGACGATGCGCCCTGGCCGGGTTTTCCCCCGGATCTAACCAGCATTATTACGGTGGTGGCAACCCAGGTTACCGGTACGGTTCTGGTTCACGAGAAGATGTTTGAATCCCGGATGTTTTTTGTGGATAAGCTCATCGGCATGGGCGCACGGATTGTGCTCTGCGATCCCCACCGGGCGGTTATCTCCGGACCTGCAAAGCTGGCGGGGTCGGAACTGCAGAGCCCGGATGTGCGGGCCGGGATGGCCATGGTTATCGCGGCCATGTGCGCCGAGGGTCGGAGCGTTATCCGCAATGTTTATCAGATAGAGCGGGGTTACGAAAACTTAGTGGCGCGGCTTTCTTCCCTGGGCGCCAGGATCCGGGGGGTCGAGGACTGA
- a CDS encoding PspA/IM30 family protein — MGIFSRLKTLVSSNVNDLINKAENPEKMLNQLLIDMNTQLIESKKAVAMAIADEKKLERETANQEGLAQEWEKKAMLAVRAGKDDLAREALLRKQEYENASAEYRKQWEAQKAAVDKLKISLKELQSKIDEAQRKKNLLIARAKRAEAQQKIQSTMSSVTGNRTAFDAFDRIAQKVDQLEAQADAAKELEDLSANNDLEKKFAELEKSDDTADLMLLELKEKMKALPEKTE; from the coding sequence ATGGGAATTTTTTCAAGATTAAAAACCCTTGTTTCTTCAAATGTGAATGATCTAATAAATAAGGCCGAAAACCCGGAAAAAATGCTCAACCAGCTTCTGATCGATATGAATACCCAGCTCATTGAATCAAAGAAAGCGGTGGCCATGGCCATTGCGGACGAAAAAAAGCTTGAGCGAGAAACCGCAAACCAGGAAGGCCTGGCCCAGGAATGGGAAAAGAAGGCCATGTTGGCGGTTCGGGCGGGCAAGGACGACCTGGCCCGGGAAGCCCTGCTCCGTAAGCAGGAATACGAAAACGCTTCGGCGGAGTACCGTAAACAGTGGGAAGCCCAGAAAGCGGCGGTGGATAAGCTTAAAATATCCCTGAAGGAACTGCAGAGCAAAATTGACGAGGCCCAGCGGAAAAAGAACTTACTTATAGCCCGGGCCAAGCGCGCGGAAGCCCAGCAGAAGATCCAGAGCACCATGTCCAGCGTAACCGGTAATCGAACCGCCTTTGACGCCTTTGACCGTATAGCCCAGAAGGTGGACCAACTGGAAGCCCAGGCGGATGCAGCTAAGGAGCTGGAGGATCTTTCCGCCAATAACGACCTGGAAAAGAAGTTTGCCGAACTGGAAAAGTCGGATGATACTGCGGATCTGATGCTCCTGGAGCTAAAAGAAAAAATGAAAGCTTTACCGGAAAAAACCGAATAA
- a CDS encoding YbjN domain-containing protein — translation MATYNEVSRGENKIEQYLIDLMFTYQEIGKNVWLIDDEEHGMEGVAVALNEPLVVFRVVVMDAPKENRLELFTKLLELNASDLVHGAYALEENKIVLIDTLEYDTMDYTEFRASLDAFSLALIQHYPLLAQYR, via the coding sequence ATGGCAACTTATAACGAAGTTTCCCGCGGAGAGAATAAGATCGAACAGTACCTTATCGACCTCATGTTTACCTATCAGGAAATTGGCAAAAATGTCTGGCTTATTGATGATGAGGAACACGGTATGGAAGGGGTGGCGGTAGCCCTGAACGAACCCCTGGTAGTTTTTAGGGTGGTGGTAATGGACGCCCCCAAGGAAAACCGTCTCGAACTGTTCACCAAGCTCCTGGAGCTCAACGCCAGCGATTTAGTGCATGGCGCCTATGCCCTGGAGGAGAACAAAATAGTTTTAATTGATACATTGGAATACGATACCATGGATTATACTGAATTCCGGGCTTCCCTTGACGCCTTTAGTCTTGCCCTGATTCAGCATTATCCGTTGCTTGCTCAATACCGATAA
- a CDS encoding STAS domain-containing protein, whose product MTNNEIVSGFDDEKDESLKIKLQKISEVEGCLVLYLSGYIDTYNSNYFQKRVAKAIDAGFIRLVFQCGGLNYVSSTGIGSFTAFLKSVKPRGGDLVLLEIQPKVYEVFQLLGFSQFFNIKDNLDDSVNFFRSGVPGEQLSLFPKVFSCPICSKKLKALKPGRFRCSECKTILAIDNSGQVFLG is encoded by the coding sequence ATGACTAACAACGAGATCGTATCCGGGTTCGATGACGAAAAGGACGAAAGCCTCAAGATAAAACTACAAAAAATATCTGAGGTTGAAGGGTGCCTTGTTCTGTACCTCTCCGGCTATATCGATACGTATAATTCAAATTATTTCCAAAAGCGGGTGGCCAAGGCCATTGATGCGGGATTTATCCGTCTGGTGTTCCAGTGCGGGGGGCTTAACTATGTTTCCTCCACCGGTATCGGGTCTTTTACCGCCTTCCTCAAGTCCGTAAAGCCCAGGGGCGGTGATCTGGTTCTGCTGGAAATCCAGCCCAAGGTGTACGAAGTATTCCAATTGTTGGGGTTCTCCCAGTTTTTCAATATTAAGGATAACCTTGATGATTCGGTTAATTTCTTCCGCAGCGGCGTACCCGGAGAGCAGCTTTCACTCTTCCCAAAGGTTTTCTCCTGCCCCATTTGTTCCAAAAAACTTAAGGCGTTGAAACCTGGCCGTTTCCGATGTTCCGAATGTAAAACCATCCTGGCTATTGATAATTCGGGACAGGTATTCCTCGGTTAG
- a CDS encoding RNA methyltransferase, protein MNLSDLVIILCRPSEPGNVGAVCRAMKNMGLTRLRLVAPAPGAKTSWDDTVLLARAVHAEQVWEDAETFDTLAAAVEDLSLVIGTTRRRGHHRKAVTQTPEECAAFLKCHPGPAALVFGNERTGLEDAELNLCNLASHIPVDDAFPSLNLSHAVQIYAYQLFRTLDPRPSPVAGTWVPLDRISQDALVKSISDSLAGLGFYKQRGREEQERFLRDVFARAGLTADEGRYLGNIFAKAARLSSS, encoded by the coding sequence ATGAATCTCTCGGATCTGGTGATAATTCTCTGCCGCCCCTCAGAACCGGGAAATGTGGGGGCAGTTTGCCGGGCTATGAAGAACATGGGCCTTACCCGGCTGCGTCTTGTAGCCCCGGCGCCTGGCGCTAAAACATCCTGGGATGACACTGTGCTGCTGGCCCGGGCGGTTCATGCGGAGCAGGTCTGGGAGGATGCGGAAACCTTCGACACCCTGGCCGCCGCCGTGGAGGACCTTTCCCTGGTAATCGGAACCACCCGGCGCCGTGGTCACCATCGGAAAGCGGTAACCCAGACCCCGGAGGAATGCGCCGCCTTCCTGAAATGCCACCCCGGCCCGGCAGCCCTGGTTTTTGGCAACGAGCGTACCGGCCTTGAGGATGCGGAACTCAACCTTTGCAATCTGGCCTCCCACATCCCTGTGGACGATGCCTTCCCTTCGCTGAACCTTTCCCATGCGGTCCAGATTTATGCCTACCAGCTCTTCCGTACCCTGGACCCCCGCCCTTCCCCGGTGGCAGGAACCTGGGTACCCTTAGACCGGATCAGCCAGGATGCCTTGGTCAAGTCGATAAGCGATTCCCTAGCCGGCCTGGGCTTTTACAAACAGCGGGGCCGGGAAGAACAGGAGCGGTTCCTCCGGGACGTTTTTGCCCGGGCGGGACTGACCGCCGATGAGGGGCGGTATCTGGGGAATATCTTTGCAAAAGCGGCGAGACTTAGTTCTTCTTAA
- a CDS encoding WecB/TagA/CpsF family glycosyltransferase produces the protein MDSDNTAPIERINVLKVPLDIVPQEALTEKVYELLAPEKDGRIKGKHIVLLSLWDLLRARGANEYRDFVQKAALILPISKSLIGGSRFLTGKSPVRYMPFDFIISLLTILENRELSVYLLGAKPRILKKTEKNIRQTFPKLRIVGRFVGNFKRQDENTILEAIRKASPSLLLIGKGVHGGERWIARNTNLLNSGLRLWCSDIFDVFAERKKRPSRAVFDRGLEWFGYCFQHPLRFLRLFPYFYYKILLLIYRVFKKN, from the coding sequence GTGGACTCTGACAACACCGCACCGATAGAGCGGATTAACGTCCTAAAGGTTCCCCTAGATATAGTGCCCCAGGAAGCATTAACCGAAAAGGTTTATGAGCTGCTCGCCCCGGAGAAGGATGGGCGTATTAAGGGCAAACACATCGTCCTCCTGTCCCTCTGGGATCTGCTGCGGGCACGGGGGGCTAACGAATACCGGGACTTTGTACAAAAAGCCGCCCTGATCCTCCCCATTTCGAAAAGTTTAATCGGCGGTTCCCGGTTCTTAACCGGTAAATCTCCGGTACGGTATATGCCCTTTGATTTTATCATCAGCCTTCTGACTATCCTGGAAAACCGGGAACTATCGGTCTACCTTTTAGGGGCAAAACCACGGATCCTCAAAAAAACCGAAAAAAACATACGCCAAACCTTCCCGAAACTCCGGATAGTCGGCCGCTTTGTGGGCAACTTCAAGCGCCAGGACGAAAACACCATACTGGAAGCCATACGAAAAGCCTCCCCCTCGCTGCTGCTCATCGGCAAGGGGGTCCACGGCGGAGAACGGTGGATTGCCCGAAACACCAACCTTCTCAACTCCGGCCTGCGGCTCTGGTGCAGCGATATCTTCGATGTCTTTGCGGAACGTAAAAAGCGCCCCTCCCGCGCGGTTTTTGACCGGGGCCTTGAATGGTTCGGTTACTGTTTCCAGCACCCCCTCCGTTTTCTCCGCCTGTTCCCTTATTTTTACTATAAAATACTGCTTTTGATTTACCGGGTGTTTAAGAAGAACTAA
- a CDS encoding RsmE family RNA methyltransferase, translating to MKLFILPSLPDSQGIVRLTGKDFHYLVRVRRLKEGAVFNALLPVGAESLSSEVRVLVQSVSDNCLTGECHPGEQINRTPIGETSLPPIILFQALPKGAKLDLIVRQAVEGGIAEIRPFSSDYSIPQAEGAGRVERWRRIIKEARQQSGSSTATEIAPPCTMEALLDYWETVKKRALRPLGIILHQDPIGPAVPLAQSGFHGYLSINPDLVVLAIGPEGGFSPEEVSRFLTAGFKALVIGNTVLRTETAALYAAAAVRIILLESTTWTLTTPHR from the coding sequence GTGAAACTGTTCATCCTACCCTCCCTTCCGGATTCCCAGGGGATAGTGCGGCTAACCGGCAAGGATTTTCATTATCTGGTCCGGGTCCGCCGCTTAAAGGAGGGGGCGGTTTTTAATGCCCTTCTCCCAGTCGGCGCCGAAAGCCTTAGCAGCGAAGTCCGGGTCCTGGTGCAGTCTGTGTCTGATAACTGCCTTACCGGGGAATGTCACCCCGGAGAGCAGATCAACCGGACGCCGATCGGCGAAACATCCCTGCCCCCCATAATTTTGTTCCAGGCTCTGCCCAAGGGCGCCAAGCTGGATCTCATAGTCCGCCAGGCTGTCGAGGGCGGCATTGCCGAAATCCGTCCCTTTAGCTCCGATTATTCCATACCCCAGGCCGAGGGGGCAGGACGGGTGGAACGGTGGCGCCGGATTATTAAGGAAGCCCGGCAGCAGAGCGGTTCCTCCACCGCTACGGAAATTGCTCCCCCCTGTACGATGGAGGCTTTGTTGGATTACTGGGAAACCGTAAAAAAACGGGCCCTACGCCCGCTGGGGATCATCCTCCATCAGGACCCTATAGGTCCCGCCGTACCCCTTGCACAGAGCGGATTCCATGGTTATCTTAGTATTAATCCTGATCTGGTTGTCCTCGCAATAGGCCCTGAAGGAGGATTTTCCCCGGAAGAGGTTTCCCGGTTTTTGACGGCGGGATTCAAAGCCTTGGTTATAGGAAATACCGTTTTGAGGACCGAGACCGCCGCTCTCTATGCGGCAGCGGCGGTTCGGATCATTCTTTTGGAGAGTACAACGTGGACTCTGACAACACCGCACCGATAG